The segment CCCCAAGCGGCGGCTCAAGTGCGAGTTCTGCGGCTGCGACTTCAGCGGGGAGGCCTTCGAGGTGGGTGGGGCctcggggagggggcggggcaccCGGGGGTCCGAGGAGCCCTGAAGGCTCAGCGCCCCCCAACCCCCGCGCTTCCGCAGAGCCACGAGGGTGTGTGCCCGCAAGAGAGCGTGTACTGTGAGAACAAGTGTGGTGCCCGCATGATGCGGCGGCTGCTGGCCCAGCATGCCACCTCCGAGTGCCCCAAGCGCACCCAGCCTTGCACCTACTGCACCAAGGAGTTCGTCTTCGACACCATCCAGGTGAGGCCCTTCCTGAGCCCCGGAGGGGGCCGCGGGGCCAGGAGCAGGGAGTCGGGCCGCTGACTGCTCCGCTCTGCCTCTGCGGCCATAGAGTCACCAGTACCAGTGCCCAAGGCTGCCTGTGCCGTGCCCCAACCAGTGTGGCGTGGGCACCGTGGCTCGGGAGGACCTGCCAGGCCATCTGAAGGACAGCTGTAACACCGCGCTGGTGCTGTGCCCGTTCAAAGACTCCGGCTGCAAGCACAGGGTGAGATGCCTTTTTCCCTTCCCCTCAGCTCCCTTCTTGTGTTTGAGACCTCAGACGTAGGCCCTGAGTGGCCCCTGCTGTGCTGCCCGGAAGGCCCAGTCCTTCCTCTGCCGGCCGGCTCCAGCCTTGTTAGTGCCttgtcttccccatccagggctCGATGCCCACTACCCTgtacccctcctcccctctcccctgaaCTCACCCCtactcactctcctctttttccccCGTGGCCTGGGGCTTTGCCGACAGTGCCCTAAGCTGGCGATGGCACGGCACGTGGAGGAGAGCGTGAAGCCGCATCTGGCCATGATGTGTGCCCTGGTGAGCCGGCAgcggcaggagctgcaggagctgcgaAGAGAGCTGGAGGAGTTGTCGGTGGGCAGTGATGGCGTGCTCATCTGGAAGATTGGCAGTTACGGGCGCCGGCTCCAGGAGGCCAGAGCCAAGCCCAACCTCGAGTGCTTCAGCCCCGCCTTCTACACGCACAAGTATGGCTACAAGCTGCAGGTGTCCGCATTCCTCAACGGCAATGGCAGTGGTGAGGGCACCCACCTCTCACTCTACATTCGCGTGCTGCCGGGTGCCTTTGACAATCTCCTCGAGTGGCCCTTCGCCCGCCGTGTGACCTTCTCCCTACTGGATCAGAGTGACCCTGGGCTGGCGAAGCCACAGCATGTCACTGAGACCTTTCACCCTGACCCAAACTGGAAGAATTTCCAAAAACCAGGCACTTGGCGGGGCTCCCTGGATGAGAGTGCTCTGGGCTTTGGTTACCCCAAGTTCATCTCCCACCAGGATATCCGCAAGCGAAACTATGTGCGGGATGATGCGGTCTTCATCCGTGCCTCTGTTGAATTGCCCCGAAAAATCCTCAGCTGAGAGCAGACCAAGCGGCAGGAGAAAGGGGGAGGGCAGTGACCTCCATCAGGCACGGCTGAGCCTGGAGAGGGGGCCGGACCCCCTTACAGCTGCTTCTGCTGCCGAGGCTCTGGTACACCGATCCCCCGGTACGCCgatcccttccctccttccccgcCACCCTCAGGTGCCTCCTATTGGTGCTTCAGCCCTGACCTCTGGGAAGAGCAGGTCTTAGGGTCATCAAGGGCTTGGAAACCAGCAAGCCCCGGACCTGTCTCCTGGACAGGGCAGACACGCCTTGGTGCCGGCTACACTCTTCCCGGGACCGAGGTGCCTGCTGGTGCTATGTCCCAAGAGCCATaggggggagggggagttggGAAACTGAGTGGGTAGTTAAAAGAATCTTGAGATCGGATTTCTCTTATCCTTTCCCCAGCTGTGTCCCCTctggttatttatttacttagtgcCAGGAGAACACAGCGGGGAGCcctgatttttaataaattctgAATTGTATTTATTAACTTGGTTCCAGCCTGACTCATCTGGGTTGCTTAGGGTCCTGGAAGGCTGGGCCCTAGGGTGAAGTCAAGGGACCTGGTGTGGGGagcggggggagggagggaacctGCAACCGTTCTGGCCCGAATCCAATGGCGCTCGTGGATCGCCCTCTGGTGGAGGACAGAAGGATTGCAAGGGGCTTTGTGTGGAAGCGTTGCCTGCTGCTGCCCTCTGGTGGTTCGATGAGGGAGGTGCAGGCTCAACACAATAAGGGCTATAGTCCGTGATTCATACCCCGCCAAAGCCTAGTGCCTGTCCTTTGGCAGGTGTTTCTTGGTCTAATGATAGTAGCTACCATTCATTGAGTACTTTTGATATTGCAGACACTGCTAAGcattttatatgcattatttcaCTAAAAGGACCTTAGTGAGCTGTGATGAAGACAGTGCAAATTCCCACCTAGCAC is part of the Budorcas taxicolor isolate Tak-1 chromosome 19, Takin1.1, whole genome shotgun sequence genome and harbors:
- the TRAF4 gene encoding TNF receptor-associated factor 4, with the translated sequence MPGFDYKFLEKPKRRLLCPLCGKPMREPVQVSTCGHRFCDTCLQEFLSEGVFKCPEDQLPLDYAKIYPDPELEVQVLGLSIRCIHSEEGCRWNGPLRHLQGHLNTCSFNVVPCPNRCPAKLSRRDLPAHLQHDCPKRRLKCEFCGCDFSGEAFESHEGVCPQESVYCENKCGARMMRRLLAQHATSECPKRTQPCTYCTKEFVFDTIQSHQYQCPRLPVPCPNQCGVGTVAREDLPGHLKDSCNTALVLCPFKDSGCKHRCPKLAMARHVEESVKPHLAMMCALVSRQRQELQELRRELEELSVGSDGVLIWKIGSYGRRLQEARAKPNLECFSPAFYTHKYGYKLQVSAFLNGNGSGEGTHLSLYIRVLPGAFDNLLEWPFARRVTFSLLDQSDPGLAKPQHVTETFHPDPNWKNFQKPGTWRGSLDESALGFGYPKFISHQDIRKRNYVRDDAVFIRASVELPRKILS